The proteins below come from a single Triticum aestivum cultivar Chinese Spring chromosome 5D, IWGSC CS RefSeq v2.1, whole genome shotgun sequence genomic window:
- the LOC123125113 gene encoding uncharacterized protein isoform X2, with the protein MEKARRPQVPAFGEWNYYYHYDEPAAAAAWYAMPEPQACSDVWFKYSPPPHKPAPKKQQARRRRPADCDSVSRERQHARPSLDAAATAKGGTSRRVVRPVDADLYQVPPPEFTPNRRPSKRRSLWMMGCLGCVA; encoded by the exons ATGGAG AAGGCGAGGAGGCCTCAGGTGCCGGCGTTCGGGGAGTGGAACTACTACTACCACTACGacgagccggcggcggcggcggcgtggtacGCCATGCCGGAGCCGCAGGCCTGCAGCGACGTGTGGTTCAAGTACTCGCCGCCCCCGCACAAGCCCGCGCCCAAGAAGCAGcaagcgaggcggcggcggccggcggactGCGACAGCGTGTCCCGGGAGCGTCAGCACGCGAGGCCGTCCTTGGACGCCGCTGCAACGGCCAAGGGCGGCACCTCCAGGCGGGTGGTGCGGCCGGTCGACGCGGACCTGTACCAGGTGCCGCCGCCGGAGTTCACCCCCAACCGGCGGCCAAGCAAG aggaggagcctgTGGATGATGGGCTGCCTGGGCTGCGTCGCCTGA
- the LOC123125113 gene encoding uncharacterized protein isoform X1, giving the protein MEKARRPQVPAFGEWNYYYHYDEPAAAAAWYAMPEPQACSDVWFKYSPPPHKPAPKKQQARRRRPADCDSVSRERQHARPSLDAAATAKGGTSRRVVRPVDADLYQVPPPEFTPNRRPSKQRRSLWMMGCLGCVA; this is encoded by the exons ATGGAG AAGGCGAGGAGGCCTCAGGTGCCGGCGTTCGGGGAGTGGAACTACTACTACCACTACGacgagccggcggcggcggcggcgtggtacGCCATGCCGGAGCCGCAGGCCTGCAGCGACGTGTGGTTCAAGTACTCGCCGCCCCCGCACAAGCCCGCGCCCAAGAAGCAGcaagcgaggcggcggcggccggcggactGCGACAGCGTGTCCCGGGAGCGTCAGCACGCGAGGCCGTCCTTGGACGCCGCTGCAACGGCCAAGGGCGGCACCTCCAGGCGGGTGGTGCGGCCGGTCGACGCGGACCTGTACCAGGTGCCGCCGCCGGAGTTCACCCCCAACCGGCGGCCAAGCAAG cagaggaggagcctgTGGATGATGGGCTGCCTGGGCTGCGTCGCCTGA